A region of the bacterium genome:
GGATGAGGATGTGGTGGCAACGGCGACTCGTGAAGTCATCGAAGAAACCGGCTACTCGGATATTAAATACATTCGGCAGACCGAGCGCATTCATCACCATTATTTCGCGCATTCTAAGAATGTCGCACGTCAGATCGAATGTGTGGGTGTGCACTTTGAACTTCTGAGCGATGAACGGATCGAGCCGCAGCTCGAGGCTGACGAAAAAGGTAAATTCTCGGTCGAGTGGGTGAAGGCAGTTGAGGCAGAATCAGTTCTGCAGGACGAGCTGCATAAGTATGTATTTGATGCATTCTTGCGCGATAAAGTCTTTACTGACGATGGAGTGGTGTGCAATTCGGGTCAGTTTGATGGTCTGGAGACTGCGAAGGCTAAACAAGAGATTACGGCGTGGTTGCAGCAGCGTGGGGATGGCCATGAGACGATGAACTACCGTCTACGCGATTGGTTGATTTCGCGTCAACGCTATTGGGGCGCGCCGATCCCGATCATACACTGTCCAACCTGTGGAGCGGTGCCGGTTCCAGAAGAGGAGCTGCCGGTCGAGCTGCCGCTGGGAGTGAAGTTTGATAACACCGGTCGCTCACCATTGCAGACGCATCCAGATTTTGTGAAGACTTCTTGTCCGCAGTGTCATCATACTGAGGCTCGCCGCGAGACCGATACCATGGATACATTCGTGGATTCGTCATGGTACTTCTTACGCTACCCAAATACACAGTACGTCGATGGCCCGTTTGACCCGGCGGCAGTCAAGCAATGGCTACCGGTCGATCTGTATACGGGCGGGGTAGAACACGCCATTCTTCATCTCCTGTATGCGCGTTTTATTACGAAGTTCTTGCACGAGCAGAAGCTGATTGATTTCAAAGAGCCGTTTAAGCAGCTTATTAATCAGGGCATGATCCTAGGTCCGGATGGCAACAAGATGAGTAAGTCCAAAGGAAATGTGATCGACCCGCTGGTCTATCTCGAGCAGTATGGCTCCGATGCGCTACGTTTGTATCTCATGTTTATGGGGCCGTGGCAGGATGGTGGTCCATGGGATGCACGTCGCTTCGAAGGAACCTATCGCTTCATGCAGAAGACCTATGACGCGCTGTCTCCTGGCTACCTCGAGCAGACAGTTGATGACGTGGTCGACACGGCACTCACAGTGCAACTCCATAGGTTCGTCAAGAAAGTTGGTGACGATATTGCGGCTACGCGATTTAATACAGCCATCGCAGCATTGATGGAGCATATGAATGCGCTCATCACCATCAAGCGCGACGGATCGGTGAGTGCTACTACCTGGCAGACCGTTGTCCTAACAACTATTCGCTTGCTTGCGCCGCTTGCACCACATTTGGCGGAAGAGCTCTGGCATGACAATGATCAGGAAGAGAGTGTGCATCTTGAAGTCTGGCCAGTATATGACCCAGCATTACTGATTGAAGATGTTGTCACAATCGCAGTGCAAGTAAATGGCAAATTACGCGGTGAATTTATGACTACTCCGGGACGCGTACCAGGAGCTATCGAAGAAACTGCACGCGAAGAGAATGCGAAGCAAGGCTGGACTAAGGATGCTCAAATCATCAAGGTGATAGTCGTGCCTGATCGGCTAGTAAACTTCGTAGTGAAGAGCTAAAAGATTATTTCTTGAGGGCTTCTTTGAGCTCTCGAGTTTCTTCTTGGATTTCGGCTTGCGATGGAGTATCTGCTTTTTCTAGAGCCATATTCTTGCGATCGCGGATGATATGCCAGAGTGATGGGAGTACCGATATGGCTACTATGACGATAATGCCAGGGATGATGTACCTCTCGGGGTCTGGCATAAGTGAGCCTAGGAAATATCCCATTAGCGTGAGCCCAATCGCCCATAAGACCGCACCGATGACGTTGTAGAAGAAGAATCGTCGGTATTCCATTCGCCCGACGCCGGCGAGAATGGGCGCGAAGGTACGCACGACAGGGGTAAAGCGAGCCAGGATGAGAGTCTTGCCGCCATGCTTCTCGAAGAAGGCTTGAGATTTGTCGATGTATTTTTGGTGAAAGAAGAGTGAGTCTTTTTTCTTAAAAATCCGTGGCCCGACACGCTTACCGAAGGCATAACCGACATTATCACCGAGTACTGCGGCGATGAAGGTCAGTGCACATAGAAGCCATACATTGAAATATCCCTGCGAGGCAAAGATACCTGCCGTGAAGAGCATACTGTCGCCAGGGAGCATGAAGCCAATCAGTAGGCCGGATTCGGCGAAGACGATCAAGAAAATACCGATG
Encoded here:
- a CDS encoding class I tRNA ligase family protein — encoded protein: MSTPDKRRIYKPTEVESKWQEIWHEAELYKTPAQPKNKFYNLVMFPYPSGNLHVGHWYNFAPADTLGRLARMQGKDVLQPLGYDAFGLPAENAAIKNDIPADEWTDQNTANFYKQYQRMGGMYDLSRVVDTSKPEYYKWTQWLFLQLFKAGKAVQRDGIVNWCPKDKTVLANEQVVHGECERCGTTIERKNLKQWYFTITDYADALLDDLDTLDWPDRVVQQQRNWIGRSKGAKVRFKVYEDKPVYAGKAHSYLMGANNISDADLSNLDIVIKEKTDTARKILIPQASLKAYEKLISDKLTPGFWNEYIDHETVFLFKNIDGKVDRIVLTAETASEINSLAEKYAKTSFGDPWKMLAENEFYAKQVPIEIEVFTTRPDTIFGATFMVIAPEHPLVSTLTTDKHKAEVDQYIEWTGSRTDVDRMEAKEKTGVFTGSHVINPANGEEIPVWIADYVLMGYGTGAIMAVPAHDDRDYAFAKKYNLPIKKVIEPVTGEPQVDPEHRMSIVALVHNPRSDEVLMINWGAQGGRLLIGGGREADEDVVATATREVIEETGYSDIKYIRQTERIHHHYFAHSKNVARQIECVGVHFELLSDERIEPQLEADEKGKFSVEWVKAVEAESVLQDELHKYVFDAFLRDKVFTDDGVVCNSGQFDGLETAKAKQEITAWLQQRGDGHETMNYRLRDWLISRQRYWGAPIPIIHCPTCGAVPVPEEELPVELPLGVKFDNTGRSPLQTHPDFVKTSCPQCHHTEARRETDTMDTFVDSSWYFLRYPNTQYVDGPFDPAAVKQWLPVDLYTGGVEHAILHLLYARFITKFLHEQKLIDFKEPFKQLINQGMILGPDGNKMSKSKGNVIDPLVYLEQYGSDALRLYLMFMGPWQDGGPWDARRFEGTYRFMQKTYDALSPGYLEQTVDDVVDTALTVQLHRFVKKVGDDIAATRFNTAIAALMEHMNALITIKRDGSVSATTWQTVVLTTIRLLAPLAPHLAEELWHDNDQEESVHLEVWPVYDPALLIEDVVTIAVQVNGKLRGEFMTTPGRVPGAIEETAREENAKQGWTKDAQIIKVIVVPDRLVNFVVKS
- a CDS encoding VTT domain-containing protein, whose translation is MHFELAPLVQSVGYIGIFLIVFAESGLLIGFMLPGDSMLFTAGIFASQGYFNVWLLCALTFIAAVLGDNVGYAFGKRVGPRIFKKKDSLFFHQKYIDKSQAFFEKHGGKTLILARFTPVVRTFAPILAGVGRMEYRRFFFYNVIGAVLWAIGLTLMGYFLGSLMPDPERYIIPGIIVIVAISVLPSLWHIIRDRKNMALEKADTPSQAEIQEETRELKEALKK